A part of Thermus islandicus DSM 21543 genomic DNA contains:
- the coaBC gene encoding bifunctional phosphopantothenoylcysteine decarboxylase/phosphopantothenate--cysteine ligase CoaBC, with protein MARVLVAVTGGVAAIKVPHLLRLLRAQGHEVRVLASRRALEFVTPLSLAVAAGGEVATEEAWFRPDGRALHIELARWAEVVLVAPATVDALARAALGLADDLLGATLLAGAPRVAWAPAMNEAMWLAPQTQAHAERLKALGHALFGPAYGPLAALGEGEGWGRMLEPEELVERLNAFLTPKDLEGLRLLVSAGPTREYLDPVRFLSNPSSGRMGYAVAEAARDRGAQVFLVSGPTALPDPWGVEVVRVESALEMRRAILDRYPWAEAVVMAAAVADYRPAEVSREKEPKGEAEKVVRLVPNPDILQELGERKEGRVLVGFAMETGEGLERAKEKLRRKNLDLIALNWVNREGVGFASLENEVVLLARDGRVWELPRMRKRQVADRILDAVKEFWKA; from the coding sequence ATGGCCCGGGTCCTGGTGGCGGTCACGGGTGGGGTAGCCGCCATCAAGGTGCCCCACCTCCTCCGCCTCCTCAGGGCCCAGGGACACGAGGTTCGGGTGCTGGCCTCGAGGCGGGCCCTGGAGTTCGTCACCCCCCTTTCCCTGGCCGTGGCCGCAGGGGGGGAGGTGGCCACGGAGGAGGCCTGGTTCCGCCCCGATGGCCGGGCCCTGCACATAGAGCTCGCCCGGTGGGCCGAAGTGGTCCTGGTGGCCCCGGCCACGGTGGACGCCCTGGCCAGGGCCGCCTTGGGGCTGGCGGACGACCTCCTCGGCGCCACCCTCCTTGCCGGGGCTCCGCGGGTGGCCTGGGCGCCCGCCATGAACGAGGCCATGTGGCTTGCCCCCCAGACCCAGGCCCATGCCGAGCGGCTTAAGGCCCTGGGCCACGCCCTCTTTGGCCCCGCTTACGGCCCCTTGGCCGCCCTAGGGGAAGGGGAAGGCTGGGGGCGGATGCTGGAGCCCGAGGAGCTCGTGGAGCGCCTGAACGCCTTCCTCACCCCCAAGGACCTCGAGGGCCTCCGCCTGCTGGTCTCCGCCGGCCCCACCCGGGAGTACCTGGACCCGGTGCGCTTCCTCTCCAACCCTTCCTCGGGGCGCATGGGCTACGCCGTGGCCGAGGCGGCTCGGGACCGAGGGGCCCAGGTCTTCTTGGTTTCGGGCCCCACCGCCTTGCCCGACCCCTGGGGGGTGGAGGTGGTCCGCGTGGAAAGCGCCCTGGAGATGCGCCGGGCCATCCTGGACCGCTACCCTTGGGCGGAGGCCGTGGTGATGGCCGCGGCGGTAGCCGACTACCGTCCGGCGGAGGTTTCCCGGGAAAAGGAGCCCAAGGGGGAGGCGGAGAAGGTGGTCCGCCTCGTGCCCAACCCCGACATCCTCCAGGAGCTGGGGGAGCGGAAGGAGGGCAGGGTCCTGGTGGGCTTCGCCATGGAGACGGGGGAGGGCCTGGAGCGGGCCAAGGAGAAGCTGAGGCGGAAAAACCTGGACCTCATCGCCCTCAACTGGGTCAACCGGGAAGGGGTAGGCTTCGCTAGCCTGGAGAACGAGGTGGTGCTTCTCGCCAGAGACGGCCGGGTGTGGGAGCTGCCCCGCATGCGGAAGCGCCAGGTGGCCGACCGTATCCTGGATGCGGTCAAGGAGTTTTGGAAAGCGTAG
- the argR gene encoding arginine repressor — translation MRSKEERHRAIQEIVSREEIGTQKELVERLRQLGFDVTQATVSRDIAELRLARVALGKGRHKYVLPSLELPEDVYEELKRQFGLFVKDVDRGGNVLVVKTAEGHASGIALLLDRLKRDEIVGTLAGEDTILVVARTEEGARALEEEFGGLLVAGGRWRRGAQASS, via the coding sequence ATGCGGAGCAAGGAGGAGCGGCACCGCGCCATCCAGGAGATCGTGAGCCGTGAGGAAATCGGCACCCAGAAGGAGCTGGTGGAAAGGCTGCGCCAGCTTGGGTTTGACGTCACCCAGGCCACGGTGAGCCGGGACATCGCCGAGCTCCGCCTCGCCCGGGTCGCCTTGGGCAAGGGACGGCACAAGTACGTCCTGCCCTCTTTGGAGCTTCCCGAGGACGTTTACGAGGAGCTCAAGCGCCAGTTTGGCCTCTTCGTCAAGGACGTGGACCGGGGAGGGAATGTTCTCGTGGTGAAGACCGCCGAGGGGCACGCCTCGGGCATTGCCCTCCTCCTGGACCGCCTCAAGCGGGACGAGATCGTGGGCACCCTGGCGGGGGAGGACACCATCCTCGTGGTGGCCCGCACCGAGGAGGGGGCCCGGGCCCTGGAGGAGGAGTTCGGGGGGCTTTTGGTGGCCGGGGGGCGCTGGAGGCGGGGCGCCCAGGCTTCCTCCTAG